CCGCGCCGCGGCATTTACATCGTGCGCAAGAGCAAGCGTGAAATCGTCGAGATGATCCAGATGTGGGCCGCGCTCGAAAGCATGGCGGCGCGCCTCGCCACGCTGCACGCGAGCGACGAGGAAATTGCCCGTCTGCGGCACATGTTCGACCATTTCCGCGACGCTACGCCGGCCGAGCATATCGCCGAGTACTCGGACGCCAACATCGCGTTTCATCAGGCGATCGTCGAGTTGTCGAAGTCGCAGATCATTCTCGACACGATCAAGAACATCTTCATTCACGTGCGCGCGATCCGCCGCATGACCATCTCGCAGAGCGATCGCGCTTCGCGTTCCATCGTCGATCATTTGCGCATTATCGAGGCGCTGGAACAGCGCGATACCGAGCTGGCCGAGCGTCTCACGCGTCAGCATTCGCTGGATCTGGCCGCGTTCGTCGAGGCGAACTGCGACTTCCTGGATTGATGCGTCGAACGCATTTCTGACCGGTTTCGGCGGATTGAAGCAAGCCCGCGGTGTGCAAACACCGCGGGCTTTTTTGTTGCCGCGCAGCGGAGGCGCTACGGGAAAAGCCGCGCTTGACGGTCTTTAAAATATGGTATGTGATATATCAACTGCCGCACTGGGCACCAGAAATCAAACGATGCACAAAAAAGACGCACCTTTTCGCAACTATCTTGGATAGGACGAGAGTCAGCGCTGAAGCGCCAACTCTGGCCGAACGGAGACACGACATGAGCAAGGCACTCGACGGTGTGCGCATTCTCGACTTCACGCATGTGCAATCGGGCCCGACCTGCACGCAATTGCTCGCGTGGTTCGGCGCGGACGTGATCAAGGTGGAGCGGGCGGGCGCCGGCGACATCACGCGTGAGCAGTTGCGCGATATTCCGGACGTGGACAGCCTGTACTTCACGATGCTGAACCACAACAAGCGTTCGGTCACCATCGATACGAAGAACCCGGAAGGCAAGCAGGTGCTCGAAGCGTTGATCCAGAAATGCGATGTGCTGGTGGAGAACTTCGCGCCGGGCGCGCTGGATCGCATGGGCTTCACATGGGAGCGGATTCAGGAATTGAATCCGCGCATGATCGTCGCGTCCGTCAAGGGCTTCGGCCCTGGACCCTACGAGGACTGCAAGGTCTACGAGAACGTCGCGCAATGCGCGGGCGGTGCGGCCTCGACCACCGGTTTCGACGACGGCCCGCCGGTGGTGACCGGCGCGCAGATCGGCGACAGCGGCACGGGTTTGCATCTGGCGCTCGGCATTGTGACCGCGCTGTTCCAGCGCACGCAAACCGGACGCGGCCAGCGCGTGCTCGCCGCCATGCAGGACGGTGTGCTGAATCTGTGCCGCGTCAAACTGCGCGACCAGCAGCGGCTTGAGCGTAACGGCACGATGAAGGAGTACCCGCAATATCCGAACGGCACCTTCGGTGAAGCGGTGCCGCGCGCGGGCAATGCGTCGGGCGGCGGACAGCCGGGCTGGATTCTGAAGTGCAAGGGCTGGGAGACCGACCCGAACGCGTACATCTACTTCATCACGCAGGCGCCGGTGTGGGCGAAAATCTGCAACGTGATCGGCAAGGAGGAATGGGCCACCCACCCCGACTATGCAACACCCGCCGCGCGCCTGCCGCATCTGAAGGACATCTT
This genomic stretch from Paraburkholderia bryophila harbors:
- a CDS encoding GntR family transcriptional regulator: MSSELQTEAVGTPLTLSLQPIGASVSLRDQAYAMLRQAIADADIYQNREEIRLDERVLSESLGVSRTPVREAMTLLEQEGFLRMVPRRGIYIVRKSKREIVEMIQMWAALESMAARLATLHASDEEIARLRHMFDHFRDATPAEHIAEYSDANIAFHQAIVELSKSQIILDTIKNIFIHVRAIRRMTISQSDRASRSIVDHLRIIEALEQRDTELAERLTRQHSLDLAAFVEANCDFLD
- the frc gene encoding formyl-CoA transferase gives rise to the protein MSKALDGVRILDFTHVQSGPTCTQLLAWFGADVIKVERAGAGDITREQLRDIPDVDSLYFTMLNHNKRSVTIDTKNPEGKQVLEALIQKCDVLVENFAPGALDRMGFTWERIQELNPRMIVASVKGFGPGPYEDCKVYENVAQCAGGAASTTGFDDGPPVVTGAQIGDSGTGLHLALGIVTALFQRTQTGRGQRVLAAMQDGVLNLCRVKLRDQQRLERNGTMKEYPQYPNGTFGEAVPRAGNASGGGQPGWILKCKGWETDPNAYIYFITQAPVWAKICNVIGKEEWATHPDYATPAARLPHLKDIFAEIERWTMTKNKFEAMQILNKYDIPCGPILSMKEIAEEPSLRKTGTIVEVDHPTRGKYLTVGNPIKLSDSPTEVKRSPLLGEHTDEVMAELGYSPEQISALRTAGAI